TCAAGGCAAGAAAGGCCATGGGGCTCGTGAGCGAGGTCTTTTCCGAATCCTCGCTCGGGGAGCTCATGGGCGAGCTTGCCATCGGACACGTCCGGTATTCCACCACTGGGTCTTCCATTCTCCAGAACGCCCAGCCCTTCTGCGCGCGCCACTGCGGGTGTTCCATCGCCCTTGCCCATAACGGAAATCTCGTCAATTCCCACGAGCTTCGCCAGGTGCTCGAGTCCAGCGGATCCATATTCCAGACCACCATGGACAGCGAGATCATGGTCCACCTGCTCGCCCGTTCCTTTCGAAAGGGGATCGAAGAGGCGGTATCGGACGTCATGCGGACCGTTCAGGGCGCTTACTCCGTCCTCATGGCCACGGAGGACAAAATCGTGGCGTTTCGTGATCCTAACGGTTTTCGTCCCCTTTGCATCGGCGTTCTGAACGGGTCGTATGTCTTCGCCTCCGAGACCTGCGCCCTGGATCTCGTCCAGGCGGAGTACGTCCGGGATGTCATGCCAGGCGAGGTGGTGATCGTGGATGCCGACGGCCTTCGGTCTTTTCAGGCCGTCAAGCCCAGCCGCATTTCCCATTGCATCTTCGAATTCATCTATTTCGCCCGCCCAGACAGCACCATCTTCGGCCAGAACGTCTATGGGTTTCGCAAGGCCCTTGGCGCGGCCCTTGCCCGCGAGGTCTCCATTGACGCGGATTTCGTCATGCCTTTCCCGGATTCCGGCAACTATGCGGCCCTCGGATATGCCCACGCCACTGGGCTTCCCTTTGAGCTTGCCATGATCCGTAACCACTACGTGGGCCGGACCTTCATCCAGCCAAGCCAGAGCATGCGCAACTTCGGTGTGCGCGTGAAACTCAACCCCGTCCGGGATACGATTCGGGGGAAACGGGTCGTGATCGTGGAGGATTCCGTTATTCGAGGGACGACGAGCCTCACCCGGGTGAGGGCCGTCCGAGAAAGCGCGGCACGGGAGATCTCCATGCTCGTGAGCTGCCCCCCGACACGCTTTCCTTGCTTTTACGGGATCGATTTTTCCTCATCCGGGGAACTCATTGCGTCTCAAAAAACGGTTGAGGATATCAGACGTTTTCTCGAGCTGGACACGCTCCATTATCTCAGCAAAGAGGCCATGCTCCAGGCCGCGGGTGGGGATCCGGATCGATTCTGTCTTGCCTGTTTCGATGGAAATTACCCCATTCCCATCCCGCCGTCCTGTTCAGGAAAGCACCAGCTCGAATGATATGATGCCTATCCACCCCACACCACAGCCCTTTTCCCCTGAAGAGACGCAAGACATCCTCGAAACCTGCCGCGAGGTCATCGGGATCGAGATAGAGGGGCTTGAGAGGTTGCGGGGTCGCATTGGCGAGGATTTCGTGCGGGCGGTTGGAATACTTCTCAAGACCCGGGGGCGGGTGGTCCTCACCGGGATCGGGAAATCCGGCCTCATCGCACGAAAGATCGCAGCAACCCTCGCAAGTACCGGCACGCCTGCCATTTTTCTCCATCCCGTGGAGGCCATGCATGGCGATCTCGGGATGGTGACTACTGAGGATTGCGTGGTCGCCCTGTCGAACAGCGGTG
The genomic region above belongs to Deltaproteobacteria bacterium and contains:
- the purF gene encoding amidophosphoribosyltransferase; this encodes MSCLVERGPRESCGVFGIFGHPDAAKLTYFGLYALQHRGQESAGIASSDGKTLKARKAMGLVSEVFSESSLGELMGELAIGHVRYSTTGSSILQNAQPFCARHCGCSIALAHNGNLVNSHELRQVLESSGSIFQTTMDSEIMVHLLARSFRKGIEEAVSDVMRTVQGAYSVLMATEDKIVAFRDPNGFRPLCIGVLNGSYVFASETCALDLVQAEYVRDVMPGEVVIVDADGLRSFQAVKPSRISHCIFEFIYFARPDSTIFGQNVYGFRKALGAALAREVSIDADFVMPFPDSGNYAALGYAHATGLPFELAMIRNHYVGRTFIQPSQSMRNFGVRVKLNPVRDTIRGKRVVIVEDSVIRGTTSLTRVRAVRESAAREISMLVSCPPTRFPCFYGIDFSSSGELIASQKTVEDIRRFLELDTLHYLSKEAMLQAAGGDPDRFCLACFDGNYPIPIPPSCSGKHQLE